In Deinococcus misasensis DSM 22328, the genomic stretch GAAGAAGAAGCCCAGGGCGAAGAAGAAGCAGTCGTCCAAGAATAAGTGTGAACCTGACGGGAGTGGGGGGATCACTGCCCCTCACTCCCTGTTGTGTGTTTGCAGCAGGACGATTCAGCCATGTTGACCCTGAACTGAACATCAAGGGGCAACATCAACCCCAGAGCGTGAACCACATCTCATCAAAAAGGAGATCCCAATCATGATGGAGTCCATCAAAAAAGTACGCGAACTGACCGGTGCTGGCATTGTTGACGTGAAAAAAGCCCTGAACGACGCCGAGGGCAACGAAGAAAAAGCTGTGGCCCTGCTGCGCGAGCGCGGCATTGTGAAAGCAGCCAAAAAAGCCGACCGTGAAGCCAAAGAAGGCCTCGTGGCTTTCAAAGTTGCCGAAGACGGCAAGAGCGCTGCCATCGTTGAAGTGAACAGCGAAACCGACTTCGTGGCCCGCAACGCCGACTTCCAGAACCTGGTCAAGCAACTGGCCGAAGCCGCTTTGGGTGCAAAAACCAGCGATCTGGACACCTTCCGCAACGTTGACCTCGGCAACGGCGAAACCGCCGACACCGCTGTCAAAGGTGCCGCTGGAAAAATCGGTGAGAACATCGTCCTCAGCCGCGTGGCCTACCTCGAGTCCGAAGGCGTCATTGGTGCATACGTGCACTCCAACGGCAAAATCGGCGCTCTGGTTGCCCTGACCGGCAGCGACACTGCTGTGGCCAAAGACATCGCCCTGCACGTGGCCGCCGAGCGTCCCCGTTACCTGACCCGCAACGAAGTGGACGGCAGCGCCATCGAAGCCGAGCGTGAAATCCTCACCAACAAAGCCCTCAACGAAGGCAAACCTGCCCAGATCGTTGAAAAAATCGTGGCTGGCCAGCTTGGCAAGTTCTACGAAGAGAACGTTCTGCTGGAGCAGAAATTCGTCAAAGACAACAGCCTGACCGTGGCCAAGTACGCCGGTGACAACACCGTCACTGCTTACGTTCGCTTCGAAATCGGCGCCAAATAATTCAGCAAGCGGGGATTTCCCCGCTTTTTTTCTGTGGTGGAGCCTGTCGAGCCATGCGAAAGAACTGTAGGACAACAAGTGTCCTGACCATTCCATTCGCTTCGCTCAACCAAAAGCACTGCATGTGCTTTCGGTGAACGCAGCAAGCTCCACCCTTTTTAGGGAGGAAATATGGCGTACAAACGGGTACTCCTTAAACTGTCTGGCGAATTTCTGTCTTCTGAAACAGGCTTTGGCATCTCACCAGAGGCCACCAAAGCCCTGGCCAAAGAAATCAAAGCTGCCAGAGATGCCACAGGTGTGGAACTGGCCATTGTGGTGGGTGCAGGCAACCTCTGGCGTGGTGCACGCAACGGTGAAGGCATGGACCCTGCCACCGCAGACTACATGGGCATGATTGCCACTGTGATGAATGCCATCGCCCTGCAAGACGCTCTGGAGCAGGTGGGCCAACCCACCCGTGTTCAGACCGCCATCACCATGAGCCAAGTTGCAGAGCCCTACATCCGCCGCAAAGCCATCCGTCACCTTGAAAAAGGACGTGTGGTGATTTTTGGTGCAGGCACCGGAAACCCCTTCTTCACCACCGACACCACCGCCACCCTGCGCGCTCTGGAAGTCGGGGCAGAAGTGGTCCTGATGGCCAAAAACAAAGTGGATGGGGTGTACTCCGATGACCCCCGCAAGAACCCCGATGCTTACAAAATCGACAGCATCACCCACCGCGAAGTGGTGGCCAAGGGCTTGCAGGTGATGGACGCCACCGCCCTGACCCTCTGTCAGGACAAAGGGCTGCCTCTGGTGGTCTTCGACATCTTCGCTGAAGGCAACCTTGTGCGCTTGCTCAGCGGTGAAAAAGTTGGGACCTTCATTTCCAGCGAAGCGTAAATTCGAAAGCACAAATGCAAGGGCGGGCCAGAGGGCTCGCTTTATTTGTTGCAGAAGGACGAAGGCAAAAGGAAAGCCGAGGGCCAAGGAAGGCTTGGGCTAAAGCGATGAAGGGCGCAGCACGCTGTCTTGTACAAAACAGGAGACCACATGCTGGTCTCCTTGTCCGCTGCGCCCCTACATTCAATTCCCTTGACGATTTCTGCCGTGTAGAACAGCATGCTCTCGGCTCTCGGCTCTCGGCTCTCGGCTCTCGGCAAGGCTTGACAAGTCCTGTCCAATGCGCAACCGTGCCTTCTGCCTTCTGCCTTCTGCCTTCTGCCTTCTGCCTTCTGCCTTCTGCCAAAACCACTGTGCCTTTTCGGGTTTTTCGTCCTGCCCACTTTGGGTATCCTGTTCTTTATGGATTTGACCTACCGTCCCCGCCGTTTGCGTTCCAGCCAGAGCATCCGTGAAATTGTGCGTGAAACCGTGCTGGAGCCGCGCCATTTGCTGTACCCCATGTTCATTGAGGAAGGGGAGGGCATCAAAACCCCTGTGGCCGCCATGCCCGGCATCCACCGTTATTCCATCGATCTGGCCATCGAGCATGCCAGAGAAGCCTGGAACCTCGGCATCAAAGGGGTGGCGCTGTTTCCTGCGATTCCCAACCACCTCAAAGACAAGTTTGGCTCAGAGAGTCACAATCCAGAAGGTCTTTTTGCCCGCACCATTCGTGCCTTCAAAAAAGAGCTGCCAGAGCTTTTGTTGATCACCGATGTGGCTCTGGACCCTTATTCTTCGGATGGACACGATGGCATTGTCTCTGATGCAGGAGAAATCCTCAACGATGAGACCGTAGAGGTGTTGATCAAAATGGCCCTCACGCAGGCCGCTGCGGGTGCAGACATCGTGGCCCCTTCGGACATGATGGATGGTCGGATTGGGGCGCTCAGGCAAGCCCTGGATGAAGCGGGGTTTGAGCGGGTCATGATCATGTCTTACTCCACCAAGTACGCCTCTGCGTATTACGGTCCTTTCCGTACGGCTCTGGACAGTGCGCCCAAAATGGGGGACAAGAAGACCTATCAAATGAACCCTGCCTCGGGTTACCGTGAGGCGTTGCGTGAATCCAGTCTGGATGAAGCCGAGGGAGCAGACTTCCTGATGGTCAAGCCTGCTCTGGCTTATCTGGACGTTTTGCGCGTTGTGCGTGATAACACTCAACTTCCGGTGGTGGCCTACAACGTCTCTGGAGAGTATGCCATGGTCAAGGCGGCTGCCCAGTTGGGCTACATCGATGAACAGCGCATTGTGCTGGAAACGTTAACCAGCATGAGGCGTGCTGGGGCAGATGCCATTTTGACTTATCACGCTCTGGACGCGGCCCGCTGGTTAAAATCGTAAAGGACTTCTTAACAAAGTGGAAAATTTGCTATCCTATGAGAATAAACCGCACTCATAGGGAGCAAAATGGTTTGGTTGATCCTGATTTTTATCGTGAGTGGCTTGCTGTGGTACCGCGCTTCAGAACGTGTTCTGGCGCTTGCCCTGGCCGTGCTCACTCTGCTCTTCGTCACCTACCTGGTCAGTTTCAGTACGGTTGAGCGTGCGCTCACCCCGGCTCTGATTGCCAGCTTCCTGATCGGAACAAGTTTCTACGTCACCCGCTTCGTTCCGGTGAAAGGCCCCAACCGCAAACAAAAACGCAAGCCCAGAGCCAGACTGGTCCGTCAAGGTGGCGAGCTGCAGCTCAACATCCGTGGTTACCAGATTCTGGAACGCATCGGAGAGGGTGGCATGGCTGTGGTGCATCTGGCCCGCCGTCTGGAAGATGAAAAACTGGTGGCCATCAAGGTTCCTCTGGAAAAGCACTTTGGTGACAACAAGGTTTTGCGCCGGTTCGTTCAAGAAGCCGCCACCCTCAAGCGCCTTGAGCACCCCAACATTGTGCGCGTCTTTGACTACAATGCTGAAACCCAGCCCTTTTACATGATCATGGAGTACGTCAAAGGCCAATCTCTGGAAGGGTACATGCTCTCGCAGCCTGTGAGTGTGCCGTCTGTCTTGAGCATTTCCCGTGCTGTGTGCGATGCCTTGCGGTACATCCACTCTCAAGGGTTGGTTCACCGCGATGTGAAGCCTTCCAACATCATGCTGATGCGTGACCAGATCACCCAGGGAGACATTGATGCCTATCAGGTTCGCCTGATGGACTTCGGCATTGCTGTGGGTCAGGCTGTCTCCCGCCTCAGTGTGGGTGGTGGCCGGGTCGGAACCCCCATCTACATGAGTCCCGAGCAGGCCAAGGGGGGCAGTGTGGATGCCCGCAGCGACATTTACAGCCTTGGCATGGTCATGTACGAAATGGCTGCTGGACGCACCCCTTTTGCTGGCAGTTACGATGTGGTGGTTCACCAGCAGGTTTTTGATGTGCCCACCCCTCCCCGCCAGTACAACGTGAGGATTCCCATTGCCCTCAATGACCTGATCATGAAGATGCTGGAAAAGGACCCTTCCAATCGTCCTTCTCTGGATGAAGTGCTGCGCCTGATTGATTCTGGTGATCTGGTGGACACCTCCATCCCCACCCTCCCGAGCACCCTGGTGGTGGTCACCAACAGTGGACAGAACTTCATCCGCGTGCTGGACACCCAGGGGAACCTCTTGCAGGGCATGGGCAACATGGAATCGGGTGTTTTGCCCACTGTTCCGGTGTCCTGCCATTACCTGCCAGACGGCAATTTGCTGGTTGGAGTTGTGGATTACAAAACCGCCAACGCCCCCATGCTGCGCATCCTGAACAGCGACATGGAAATGGTGGGAGGCTTCGCCCCTTATGGTCTGAAAGAAGGGAACCTGCTCAATCTGGTGTCCCTGACGGTCACCCCAGACAAACGCATTTACGCTCTGGATCTGGACACCTGCATGGTGCAGGAATACACCCTTGCAGGTGATTTTGTTCGCAAGTTTGGTGGCCGTGGTGATGGGCAAGGCGTGTTCCGTGAACCCCGCATGGTGGTGGCCAACGAAGAATACGTTTACGTTCTGGACACCCAGTTGCGTGAAGTGCAACGCTTTACGCCAGATGGAACGTATGTGTCCCGAGTGGCGTTCAAGCAGTCCAAAGATGCGCAGGCTTTGCAGGCTCTGGATGGGGTCGGCGTCGATCTGAAAGGCAACTTGCTGGTCAGCGATTCCAGCAGCAGCCGCATCCGTGTGATGAGCCCAGCCGGCAAACCCGTTTCTGCTGTACTGATTGACCCGTGGCATGGCGAGCCCTCTGGAGAACTGCTTCTCGATGTGGACCACGAGGGCAACATCTATGCAGCCCGCAAAGGTGGGCAACTGATCCGCAAATACTCTGCAGATGGTCAACTGATGGGCATGCTGGATGCTTTGGCCCCTGTGCTGGCATTCAGTGTGCGCCGGACAGTGCCTGCTGCTGTCAAAGCCTGAGGCACCAAACAAACGAAAGAGGCTGGAAAACCAGCCTCTTTTTTGTTGTTTGAAATTGCAGGATCTCAGGCCAGACGGGCGGTCAGATACTCACGTTCACCAGAGAGGATCTTTTCAGCGACAGCGAGGTCTTTGGGAAATTCTTTGCCCCGATTGATGAAATGGGTGTCGTAGCGTCCAATGTCCAGTTTGTCCACAAGGTAATTGAGGGCTTGCTGGGCATCAAATTCTTTGCAGGAAAAGATGTCCACGCTGACGAATCCGCGTTTGGGGAAGGTGTGGATGGCGATGTGGGATTCGGCAATGATCACAACACCGGTGTAGCCCGAGTCTTCTTCGGTCAGGCCGTGGTACCCGGTGACGTGCGGAGGCAGCACCACAGTCATGTCGATCTGTCTCGGGAGGTCTTGCAGAATCTCGGTGAGGAGCTCAGGGTTCTGCAGTTTCTCAGAGGCGGCGTGATAACCATCGATCATCAAGTGGGGTCCGAAGCCGAACAGTTCCAAAGTATGCCTCCTTGCTGCCTTCTTTTGGCAACGGGATCAATTATACATGAGTGTTCAAGGAGAGCAAACCTCTTTTAAGGCATTTCCCTGAGAACACGAATCCCAGCAGCAAACAAACAGAATTTATTTTGCAGGATGGGCTGTAGGGTTGGGTTTTTTGAAAGTTCCTCTTCGGGTTTTCTGTACTTATTGAAAACCTGTGAATCTATACAGGGCAGTGGTCGATCCAAAACTGGTGGATAGGTCAGCAAAGCAAAAGATTTGTGTAAAATTTCACAAATGCATGACTTTTTGTCCTTTGTTCAGGCAGCGAAACAAGCCTAGATGAGAGGGCAAATGCATGGACGAATGACCCTCTCATCAAACTCTAAAACAGGGGTAGGCTGAGGTCAGGTCGGCAGTGAACACTGTAGTGTGATCAGAACACCAATTTGGAAAGAACATGCTACACTGTAACGTGTTGTTTAACCGACGTTAAAGGATTCTCAAGGAGGAGAACATGATCGGAGGGTATCGAGGCAAGGAAGGACAGTGGGCATTTGTCCTGCACCGCATTTCGGGGCTGGCCATCCTGCTGTACCTGCTTTTACACATCCTCTCTATCGGGTCGATTGCCATCAGCAGAGAGGCCTATGAGGCTGTGCACAGGGTGGAAAGCCACTGGGCTTTTTCCATCGGATTGGTGCTGGTGACGGCTGGAGTGCTGTACCACTCCCTGAACGGTTTGCGGATCATCCTGATGGATTTCGCTGGCTGGGGCGTCAAGATCCAGAGAGAGCTGTTTTACGTGGTGCTCGTGATCAGCGGTGCAGGTGCGTTGTTTACTGCCATCCTCACCCTGCAGCGCATTCTGGCTGAGCACGGAGGTTGATGATGATTCGCGCAAAACGTTTTGAAGATGCCAAGGCCCAGGCCACCGGCAATGCCGAACTGTTCTGGTGGGTGTTCATGCGCATCAGCGGCATTGTGCTGCTGTTCCTGGTGCTCGGGCACATCTACATGACTTTCATTGCTGTGCCAGAGTACCAATCTGCCAGCTATGAAGCCATCGTGACCAAACTGCAACAGCCCGTCTGGAAGCTGTACAACTGGCTGATCATGGTGCTGGCCGGACTGCACGGTCTGAACGGTGCACGTTACGTGATCGAAGACTACATCACCGACAAAGGCAAGCGTTTCTGGGTGAAGTCGCTGGTCTACACCGTTGCCGGTGTGATTCTTGTGTGGGGCACCATCGGCCTTTACACCTTTAAGCCCGAGCTTTAAGGAGCCAATATGCATCACCGTTACGATGTCCTTGTGGTCGGTGCAGGTGGAGCAGGTCTCATGGCCTCCCTGTACGCCGCGAAAAGCAAAAATGTCTCTGTTGCTGTGATCAGCAAACTCTATCCCACCCGCTCCCACACCGGAGCCGCTCAGGGGGGCGTGGGTGCAGCCCTCGGGAACGTCAACGAGGACCACTGGGAATGGCACATGTTCGACACCATCAAAGGTGGCGACTACCTGACCGACCAAGACGCAGCCGAGATTTTCTCCAAAGACGTGATCGAGGCCGTGTACGAACTCGAACACATGGGATTGCCCTTCAGCCGTCTTCCCAACGGCAAGATTGCCCAGCGCAAGTTCGGTGGTCACACCAAAGAATACGGTAAGTCCGCTGTGGAACGCGCCTGCTACGCTGTGGACCGCACCGGCCACATGATCCTGCAGACCCTGTACCAACAAAACGTCAAAGCCGGAACCACCTTCTACAATGAGTTCCAGGTGCTGGACCTGATCATCGAAGACAGCGTGTGCAAAGGTGTGATTGCTCTGGAGTTGTCCAGCGGCGAAATCCACACCTTCCATGCCAAGTCGGTGATTCTGGCCACCGGTGGTTATGGACGTGTCTTCAAAATCACCAGCAACGCCCTGTCCCTGACCGGCGACCTGATGAGCATTTATTACCGCAAGGGCCTTCCTCTGGAAGACCTCGAGTTCTACCAGTTCCACCCCACTGGGCTGGCCAAACTGGGCATCCTGATCACCGAAGGTGCCCGTGGTGAAGGGGGAATCCTGCGCAACGACAGTGGTGAGCGTTTCATGGAACGCTATGCGCCCACCATCAAAGACCTTGCGCCCCGCGACATGGTGTCCCGCTCCATCTACCGTGAAATCCGTGAAGGACGCGGTGTGGGCAAAGAAAAAGACGCCATCATGCTCGACCTGACCCACCTGCCCAAGGACATCATCGAGAGCCGCCTCCCCGACATCACCGACTTTGCCCGCACCTACTTGGGTGTGGACCCGGTCAAAGAACTGGTGCCGATCCAGCCCACCGCCCACTACGCCATGGGTGGGGTGCCCACCACCATCGACGGTGAAGCCCTCGCCAGTGAAGATGGAACCTTGGTGCGTGGCCTGTACGCCGCCGGAGAAGTGGCTTGCGTGAGCCTGCACGGGGCAAACCGCCTCGGAACCAACTCTCTGGGAGACCTGATCGTGTTCGGACGCCGTGCTGGTCTGGCTGCCGCCAAATACGCCCAGAAAGCCGAATTCGAAACCCTTCCCAACAACCCAGAGGCTTACTCCAAAGGGCTCATCGAGCGTCTGCGCAACGGAAGCGGCACCGACAACGTGGCCAAAATCCGCAAAGAGCTGCAAGACAGCATGATGATGAACGTGGGGATTTTCCGCAACGGCAAAGACATGGAAGCCCAGGTCCAGATCGTCAAGGAACTGCAAGCCCGCTACAAAAATGTCTCGGTCACCGACCCCACCGCCCGTTACAACACCGAACTGGTGGAGGCTCTGGAACTCGGGTTCCTGCTGGACATCGCCGAGGCCATGACCGCCAGCGCCCTGAACCGCAAAGAGTCTCGAGGTGCCCACGACCGCGAAGACTTCACCGAGCGCAACGACACCGAGTGGCTGAAACACACCATGGCTTACCGGGACTTCAACAACCCCGGCAATGTGATCCTGAAGTACAAACCCGTTGTGCTGAAAGGTGAAACCCTGCACTTCGTGCCCAAGCCCCGTGTGTACTAAGGAGACCAGACCTGATGAAAGTCAATGTCAAAGTTCAAAGATTTAACCCCGAGAAAGACAAAAAGCCTTCATGGCAGTCTTTCGCGGTGGAATGTGAACCGGGAGACAGGGTGCTGGACCTCCTCAACCACATCAAGTGGTACATGGACTCCACCCTGACCTACCGCCGCAGTTGCGCCCACGGCATTTGCGGAAGCGACGCCATGCTGATCAACGGTCGCAACCGTCTGGCCTGCAAAATCCTGGTGAAAGACCTCACCAAAGATGGCGGCACCATCACTGTCGAGCCAATCCGCGGTCTGAAAGTGGAACGCGACCTGCTCGTGGACATGGAACCCTTCTTCGATGCCTACCGCGCTGTGATGCCCTTCTTCATCAACGACGATCCCGCCCCCGCAGGTGAACGCCTCCAGAGCGTGGAAGACCGGGCCATCTTCGATGAAGGCACCAAGTGCATCCTCTGCGCCTGCTGCACCACCTCCTGCCCGATCTTCTGGGTCAACGGACGTTATCTCGGTCCTGCCAGCATCGTGCAAGCCCACCGCTTCATCTTCGATTCCCGTGACAAGGGCAGTGACCAGCGTCTGAAAGTGCTGAACCAGAACACCGGCGTGTGGCGTTGCCGCACCGCTTACAACTGCACCGAAGCCTGCCCCCGTGAAATCCCCATCACCGAGCTCATCGAAGAAGTCAAACGCGCAGTGCTTTACCAGAAAGTCTGAGTTTTTGGTTGGCTGTTCGGTCCTCCTCTTTTGAGGGGGACTTTTTTGATGCCGAGGGCCAAGAGCCAAGGGCCGAGGGCAAAAAAGCTTTTGCTCAAGCATTGAGGAGTACGGATCCCCTTGACCCTCATGGCTACGAATTGCTCTCGGCTCTCGGCCTCTGGGCGACGCACGCGTAGCCCCTACAAGGCTCTCGGCCTTGGCTCCCTGAACAGACCAACCTTTCATGTCCCGCCCCTTTTTCGGTATCCTGTATGTCATGTCGCAGGAATTGCACGAACAGACACTGGCACGCCTGAACAACCAGAAGGCGCTTTCTGAACTGGGCTTTGATGCCTATCCTTACAGTTACCCCCAGACCCACCACAGCCAGGACATCCTGAACAAATACCCCGAGATCGAACCCGGCCAGAAATGGGAAGAGGACGAGTACAGCCTCGCTGGTCGCCTGATGACCATCCGTTTCATGGGCAAGGTGGCCTTTGCCGATTTGCACGACGAGCAGGGCAAAATCCAGCTGTACTTCGGCAAGGAAATCCCCAACTTTGCGGGCATCAAGCACCTCGACCTTGGAGACATCATTGGTGTGAAAGGACATCCTTTCGTCACCAAGACCGGTCAACTGACCCTGCACGTCACCGACTGGCAACCTCTGGTGAAAAGCCTGCACCCCCTGCCGGACAAGTACCACGGCCTGCAGGACATCGAGTTGCGTTACCGCCAGCGTTATCTGGACCTGATGACCAACCCCGAGGTCAAAGAAACCTTCAAATTGCGTTCCAGAATCGTGCGTTTCATTCGCAACTTTCTGGATGACCGGGAATTCATGGAGGTGGAAGGTCCCACCATTCAGGCCATTGCTGGGGGCACCGAAGCCAAACCTTTCGTGACCCACCACAACGCCCTGTCCCATGATTTCTTCCTGCGGATTGCTCTGGAGTTGCACCTCAAGCGCCTTCTGGTGGGCGGTTTCGAGAAGGTTTACGAAATTGGTCGGGTGTACCGCAACGAGGGCATCGACCAGACCCACAACCCCGAGTTCACCATGCTGGAACTGTACTGGGCTTATGTGGACTACGAGGACATCATGAAACTCGTGGAGGACCTGTTCTCTGCGCTGGCCCTTTCTGTGAAAGGCAGCACCGAGTTCGAGATTTACGGCAAGCAGGTCAACTGGTCTGCGCCCTTTGCCCGGGTGGATTACGTGGGCAGCCTGAGGGAAAAAGTGCCGGATCTGGACTTTGACCCCCTCGACCTGCCAAAACTGCGCGAGTTCTGCGATGCCCGCTACCCCCAGTGGAAGAAAGTGCCGGACTACAAACTGCTGGACAAACTGTTCGGTGAGTACGTGGAACCCGAGTTGACCAACCCCACCTTCGTGATCCACCATCCTCTGGTGATCAGCCCTCTGGCCAAGAAGCACCGCAGCCTGGAAGGGGTCACAGAGCGTTTCGAACTGTTCGGCATGGGATTTGAGCTGGCCAATGCCTTCAGCGAGCTCAACGACGCTCTGGACCAGCGTCAGCGCTTTGAAAGCCAGACCAAGCGCCGTGAAGCCGGAGACGATGAAGCCCACGAGCAAGACGAGGACTTCCTGAATGCTCTGGAGTACGGCATGCCCCCTGCAGGTGGTCTGGGCATTGGCATTGACCGTCTGGTGATGCTGCTGACCGACAAAGAGAGCATCCGCGATGTCCTACTGTTCCCCCTCATGAAGCCCGAGAAGCAAAAAGCCGTTGAAGAAACCTCTGAATCAACCCCCGAGTAAACCTTCAAATTCAAACAGAAAGAGACGCCCAAAAGCGTCTCTTTTTTGATGGATGTCTCAGGCAGATGGGATTTTGTCTTTGGACTCGGGTTCAGCTTTTGAGGTGAGCTGGTGGTACCACGAGGCGCTCACGATGGACGCCACCACAAAGGACACCCAGCTGAAAAGACCCAGCCATGTGAAGTAGTTCAAGAGGGCCTGTGCCTGCTGTGTGGTCATCTGGGTGAGGTCGGTGGGCAGCTCGGGCTGTTCGATGCGGTCTCCCACCAGATACTGCAGGAAAGCCCAGAGGAAGATCAGGGCCACATGCTTCCAGAGGTCTCCTTTGCGGATCAGCTGGAAATTTTGCTGGAACACCTGCGAAGCCCGCATGTTGGGTTCTGCCAGCAAAAAGACGTACAGAAAGTACAGGGACACCATGGTGTTGACCAGAAGGATCACCACAGGAGGGGTGCCAATGAACACCAGCAAAGTGAAGAAACTGACCAGCAGGTAAATCAGGCTCAGGGCAATGTGCGTGACACTGAAGGTTCCGCTCCAATCAAAGCGGTGGCCTTTTTCGCCTTTGATGCCAGCGTACAGGTAACGTTGCAAAGCGGCCATGCCTGTGCCCAGCAGGATGCCCCCGGACAGGCTGGCCATCAGGCCCACCACAATCGACCAGAACAGGGCCAGAGGCCTCTTGAACAGGATGGTGACAAGGTCAAACAGGGTTTGTCGAATGGAAATCACTGGAGCGCTCACCTCTATCACAGGCCATCATACTATGGCGGTTTGCTGCTTCCATGATGGATGGGTGAGCAAAAAACCCCTCTGACGAGGGGTTTGCAGGCGGAGTTACAGAGGTTTTGGGGCTCAGGCGCTCGGGGTCATGCCCACGT encodes the following:
- the lysS gene encoding lysine--tRNA ligase, whose translation is MSQELHEQTLARLNNQKALSELGFDAYPYSYPQTHHSQDILNKYPEIEPGQKWEEDEYSLAGRLMTIRFMGKVAFADLHDEQGKIQLYFGKEIPNFAGIKHLDLGDIIGVKGHPFVTKTGQLTLHVTDWQPLVKSLHPLPDKYHGLQDIELRYRQRYLDLMTNPEVKETFKLRSRIVRFIRNFLDDREFMEVEGPTIQAIAGGTEAKPFVTHHNALSHDFFLRIALELHLKRLLVGGFEKVYEIGRVYRNEGIDQTHNPEFTMLELYWAYVDYEDIMKLVEDLFSALALSVKGSTEFEIYGKQVNWSAPFARVDYVGSLREKVPDLDFDPLDLPKLREFCDARYPQWKKVPDYKLLDKLFGEYVEPELTNPTFVIHHPLVISPLAKKHRSLEGVTERFELFGMGFELANAFSELNDALDQRQRFESQTKRREAGDDEAHEQDEDFLNALEYGMPPAGGLGIGIDRLVMLLTDKESIRDVLLFPLMKPEKQKAVEETSESTPE